Genomic window (Nilaparvata lugens isolate BPH chromosome 7, ASM1435652v1, whole genome shotgun sequence):
AataattcatatatttttatattttagacCTATCACTGAACTTGAGCTTGATGCAAGCCATAAATAAAAAGTTCTTCATTGGCTTGCATTTTGTATGGACACTACTCTAATAGAGCCAGAGACAAacaagaaatgagaaataatgttatttcttgaattcACTTGAGAAAAACATAGTTGTTCGAGATAATTCTTACACACAACACATAAATGAgtgatcaaatttataatatagaacattgatatattgataaaattcaacttaTATATCATATATGAACTCACCTTACAGTATTCTTAACTTCACAATACTAAGAATTAATAAAATCAGTGATTAAATTTAAAACTTATTATAATACAGGTATCAATCAATATATcttatacattgatacaattCAACTCAATATATCTTACAAACTTACCTTACTGTAACTCACTTACTTACAGTAACCTCAACTTCACAatactatgaattgataaaattaattttttttagcaTCATGGCCATCCATGTTTGTCAAACTCATTCAAACGACTAGCAAGATTCTTGACAAAGCACTCGTTCTCAAAATACTTGCCCACAATCCCTGCGATACCCTCATCCTTCTTGAAATCCTCCTCATTCATCTCAGAAATCTCGAAAGCTGCTTCAGCCTGACACAAAATAATCGGCAACAAAGAAATCATCACATACAACGCGAAAAATCTTATCTTATCCATGTAGGTTTTCAATTCATCTATGCCCAAACTTTTCTCCACCCCACATTTCCTGAGACATTTGTTCAGTTCCTCCAAGTAGACCTTTAGGAGATCATCGTATCTGGTTGCTATAATTTCAGGACGCACACTTCCATAGAAAAAGTAGGTTAAATCCACGGCGGGAGTGTTGTATTTGCAAATTTGTAGGTCGATTAATTTGACATCAATGGGTTTATTTTTGTCATCGTATTTGAACAACATGTTGGTAACCCAGAAGTCTCCGTGGTTCAACACATTGAAATTGTCTTCATCGACTTTCAAAGACTCAAGCAACATATCCCAGGCCTTACTTTTATAAGCTCGAAACTTCTCACTAAACCGTTCTAACTCAGGCCACTTGAGGAACCCATCAGCGGAGTTGGGGAAAAACATTTCGATCCATTCAGGGCTACTCTCGCGGAACGTCTCGTTGATGAGGATATCTGTGAAACTTTCAATCAAATCGGGTTCTTCTTGATGGGTTTTCACGGACGCAGCGTGGAACTTGGCTAATGCTTTCAATGCTACGCAGCTCTGATCAAAAGATAACAACGCTTTCCGGTCGGCCATTTTAAATCCCAGAGAGTTAAGGTCGTCAAAAATCAGCACGTTGGGTACGGGTGCATCGTAACAACGAGCCGTGAACACGTTTTCGCCGTAAGCGTTCACAAATTTCGGGATAACCACGCTGTAAACAATCTCCTCACGTTCGATAACTCCCATTCTCATGATCATGTCGCTCATGCCTCCTGTCTTGGGGATTTTCATGATGAATGAAGCCGACTCCTTACTACTGTTGACATTGTAGTCGACTTTTGTTCTGAGGATGTCGCACACGTAGTTGTTGCCCTTGGGGATTGCGCTGGTCACCTCGAAGCCGGTCACCTGCACAGGTTTGCCGGACAGTTTGGAAGAGGTGATCTCCTGTAGGAAGTCCTTGGTCAGCCAAGCGGGAGCGAGCGGTTTGTCTGTCATTGTGGCTGCTCAAAACAAAGTTCAAATAAATAAGTCAAGTTATTGTTTggttatcaataaaataatatcaaaacaaatCTCTATTCgtcaaacaaaatataattcaattcaattccaatttattcacaacacacaaaaatacaatgagtggatgcaatatacaacaaaacaataacgGTAACAAtaacaatgatattaacacattaaaagacaatattgctaaaatgatgtGTGCTGGAAGAAACCCTAGTGGAAAAGATCCATAGAGATCAatagaaaaactctattgataCCAATAgatgctcatggatatcaatacatgttCATGGAAATCAATAGAAGGTtatggatatcaatacacatcacgatgaatacagtcaatgaacttgtACTGTACgttcagtgatatcaataggtggtcatggatatcaatagaaataatggtaaatacagtcaatgaatatCTATTGGTATCACACTGAacgtttagtgatatcaatgaACTTATATGGATATCAATGGagtaaatacaaacaaatagacttcatggtaaatacagtcaatgagcatctattgattatattaaatcCTCATTGATATCAATAAGGTCAGGTTTCAGAGCTCACAGGATGATATTACCCATTACAACACACAATGTAAAAATCACGTTTTTTTCACGtgaataaaaagtgaaaatcaaaatttttttcaactctcaatttaggctttctGACCAACAGTTTGAATGTAAAATCgaatttcaacccctttctATCTCTTaaaaaaatcgtctacaacacACTGTTTATCAAGATAAAAAATGTTTCACGCCAATAAATTTGATGGAAAATTCTTTTAGTTTCCAAAAACGTCACACTTCAGgcttctgttaattaattaaggTGCAGAATTGAAAGAATTTTCGTCTCCtgcgaaaatcgtctacaacgcaGCGTTAATGATAACGCTTTGCTTTGATTAATAATACGTTTACTTTTTACTGTATTTTCAAATGCAgttgaaaactttgaataattttggcagattttcaattccccagaaacaatgtattttttttttgtccTATGAGAAAATACTGTCAgacatttaaaatttgaaagaaatagtATTTGATcataaaatattctttaaaaaatcaTGATCGTTCCTGTTCATATAATCAACCTTGTCctagaatttcaaatgattctatccgaaattgaaaaagttatatcactttttcaaattagatcacAGTTCATGAGGAAAATCATGCAGTATCTGAATCATACTCACAGAgatttttaaatgatttttggttttcaattcaaataataacaacaacctactattttattgattccaacattatttcagtgtcAAGCACAAATGTCCCCCCATGAAAAATCATCAATCTCCACCTGAAATATCAGAATAATGTTTCAATAGCAATAACTTTGTCAATACtgtatcaataattttgaaattgccaCCATCACTATGGTATCgaaagaaaatatcaatatactATCAATATTGATACTATGAAATGGAAATATCAAAGTTTTAATAATCGATATATCAAACTAATTCTATCTTTTTTGGGGTGAGCTGATTCTAATAGCATTACAAAATGTTAGAAATCAGGATTGTATTCCACTTTcacttatttttaattatgtaatttgaataactcATTTTCAAACAAAGATTTAAATGAtgtttaaaatatataattatcgtTTATCGATGTATTGATAATAGTATATCAACATTTTGGGTTTATCGATAGTAGGATGCCGTGGTGGCACGCGGTGGCTGTTTGGTTTAACGGTTTTTGGAATGAGTTGGTTGTTtcttgtttgtaatttttgtgattacaaaagttaatGATTAAGACAACGAAGATTAAGTCaagtgattttgtttttattgatgtaatgtataatgaataaatttattataggtctaaatacttgaatatattttaaatgATAATCTTCTCGAAAAGCTATAGGCCCCTCATAACATAACCTCATGACAACACAAAAGGACACAAACATGATAAAATTCTCTACTAAGTTTCTTGAATCATCTGCCAAACAATCGTAACAACATTTATTGGTCTTTATGGAAAGGTCCTAATAATCAATCACCTAAAGAAAAAATCACGTATAAGAAATAGAGAAACAgaaggataatattattagagCCAATCATTGTATTGATTGCAAGAAACTCAACAATCTTCCGTCCAAGACAATAATTGGAATGGATACCGGTgatttgaaactattattacttattattttttccattcagcaacaatgaaataatgtgatgGAGAAAGATTGAACATGCTTTAACTCAAGGAGACGGCTTCAATCCTCAActtgaaataggcctacaaacaGTTGATTTTGGATCCTGCATGGGATCCAACATAGACTATATTGACCTTcgatgaaataatatattatgagcAGTAAATAGATATAGTAAGTATTATCAGTAGTAGTATAAATGtagaaatcaattttacgaattGAGATTCAACAATAAGAAGACGTTCTTTCCATTAAAAGATGAAATCGTTCAACAAAATGGAGTCCATTATCATTCTATTGGTGAGTTGTCATCAACCAATGAGAGCGCGTTGTGGGCGTGGACTTGCATACTCTCACGTGATTGCTGATTGATGGACGTTGAGTGACGGTGAATCTCTGAAATTGGCATTCACCAATAGAAATAACTAAtaactgaatttcaatttaaaaaatagtggttatgttctattttgttaataactttggtgtaaacccagctttagtcTTGCGTTTTTTTTTATCTTCTCAGCTTTCTCGAGAACTTATTTATTTCCTAGAATATATACTCCACTTTTTTTACACAGGTATGAGAAATTGTGTGATTCGATGACTCCTTATTTTCACGCCAGTAATCAACGTTTCTCTTGGTTTTctttgtgttttgatttttaCAACGCTTTTCTCCCTTT
Coding sequences:
- the LOC111056990 gene encoding LOW QUALITY PROTEIN: uncharacterized protein LOC111056990 (The sequence of the model RefSeq protein was modified relative to this genomic sequence to represent the inferred CDS: inserted 1 base in 1 codon); this encodes MTDKPLAPAWLTKDFLQEITSSKLCGKPVQVIGFEVTSAIPKGNNYACDIIRAKVDYSVNGSQESASFILKIPKTGGMSDMIMKLGFIEREEIVYKVVIPKFVNAYGENVFTAHCYDAPVPNVLIFDDLNFLGYKMADRRALLSFDHSCVALKALAKFHAASVKTHEEEPDLIESLTDILINETFRESNPEWIEMFFPNSADGFLKWPELERFSEKFRAYKSKAWDMLLESLKVDEDNFNVLNHGDFWVTNMLFKYDDKNKPIDVKLIDLQICKYNTPAVDLTYFFXWSVRPEIIATRYDDLLKVYLEKLNKCLRKCGVEKSLGIDELKTYMDKIRFFALYVMIFLLPIILCQAEAAFEISEMNEEDSKKGIAGILGKYFENECYVKNLASRLNEFDKHGWPSTMTDKPLAPAWLTKDFLQEITSSKLSGKPVQVTGFEVTSAIPKGNNYVCDILRTKVDYNVNSSKESASFIMKIPKTGGMSDMIMRMGVIEREEIVYSVVIPKFVNAYGENVFTARCYDAPVPNVLIFDDLNSLGFKMADRKALLSFDQSCVALKALAKFHAASVKTHQEEPDLIESFTDILINETFRESSPEWIEMFFPNSADGFLKWPELERFSEKFRAYKSKAWDMLLESLKVDEDNFNVLNHGDFWVTNMLFKYDDKNKPIDVKLIDLQICKYNTPAVDLTYFFYGSVRPEIIATRYDDLLKVYLEELNKCLRKCGVEKSLGIDELKTYMDKIRFFALYVMISLLPIILCQAEAAFEISEMNEEDFKKDEGIAGIVGKYFENECFVKNLASRLNEFDKHGWP